A genome region from Solanum stenotomum isolate F172 unplaced genomic scaffold, ASM1918654v1 scaffold23673, whole genome shotgun sequence includes the following:
- the LOC125851272 gene encoding late embryogenesis abundant protein 1-like — translation MSNAQQAGEYHGQAQAKTEQLAQSAKNTAHSLADKADNATQSAQQSVQESKDQLNPGFLQQTGEQVIHMAQGAVDGVKNTLGIGSDKK, via the exons atgTCAAATGCTCAACAAGCCGGTGAATACCACGGCCAAGCTCAG GCTAAGACCGAACAACTAGCACAATCAGCAAAGAATACAGCACATTCATTGGCTGATAAGGCTGACAATGCTACCCAAAGTGCTCAACAATCTGTTCAGGAAAGCAAAGATCAACTCAACCCTGGATTCCTTCAGCAG ACTGGAGAGCAAGTGATCCATATGGCTCAAGGTGCAGTTGATGGAGTGAAGAACACACTTGGAATTGGATCAGACAAAAAgtga